The following are encoded together in the Desulfococcus multivorans genome:
- a CDS encoding caspase family protein, with translation MMAQDDYAILVGISHYPDPGFPPLQGPSRDVRRFCDWLIDPAGGDVDPGHITTIVSPNPPPAVSPDQAPPQFTDFQVAFQNLITGGKNRIEYHRDSRLYLYFSGHGFCEIRNQMPQAAIYAANASRLFNWNIAGTLYALWAREAAVFGEIVLVMDCCRDAEATRMLMNPPLPAINNPGAAQKVKLFCIYAAPKGGKAQERPIPELNGEVHSLLTHVLLNAFRHAPPDPNGRVTGHALKNYIEDLWPRACGNIPADPPEVYIPPTGDIVFFTRPPERLAQNLVLHAWNAGETVEIYDGGNRLLVTLTPDATSGIVAAADLVWADGTHESLPVADARIRVSLPAGLYRARRRREGQWREQLFQAGGDDVGL, from the coding sequence ATGATGGCGCAAGACGACTACGCCATTCTTGTGGGGATCAGCCATTATCCCGATCCCGGTTTTCCTCCCCTGCAGGGGCCGTCGCGGGATGTCCGGCGTTTTTGCGACTGGCTGATCGATCCGGCCGGCGGCGATGTCGATCCCGGTCATATTACCACCATCGTTTCACCCAATCCGCCGCCGGCCGTATCGCCGGACCAGGCGCCGCCGCAGTTTACCGATTTTCAGGTGGCGTTCCAGAACCTGATTACCGGCGGCAAAAACCGTATCGAATATCACAGAGACAGCCGTCTTTACCTGTATTTTTCCGGCCACGGATTCTGCGAAATCCGCAATCAGATGCCCCAGGCCGCCATCTATGCCGCCAACGCGAGCCGTCTGTTCAACTGGAATATCGCCGGTACGCTGTACGCGCTCTGGGCCAGGGAAGCGGCTGTATTCGGCGAAATTGTTCTGGTGATGGATTGCTGTCGGGATGCAGAGGCAACCCGCATGCTGATGAATCCGCCGCTGCCGGCCATAAACAACCCTGGGGCGGCCCAGAAGGTGAAACTCTTCTGCATTTATGCCGCGCCCAAAGGCGGCAAGGCCCAGGAACGCCCCATCCCCGAACTCAACGGCGAGGTGCACAGCCTGCTGACCCATGTCCTGCTGAACGCCTTTCGTCATGCGCCCCCGGATCCCAATGGCCGCGTGACCGGACATGCCCTCAAAAATTACATCGAAGATCTCTGGCCGCGTGCCTGCGGCAACATCCCCGCGGATCCGCCGGAGGTCTATATCCCCCCGACAGGCGATATCGTTTTTTTCACCCGACCACCCGAACGCCTGGCGCAGAATCTGGTCCTTCACGCCTGGAACGCCGGGGAAACCGTAGAGATCTATGACGGCGGCAACCGGCTTCTGGTGACCCTGACGCCGGATGCGACGAGTGGTATTGTCGCTGCCGCGGATCTGGTGTGGGCGGACGGTACCCATGAATCGTTGCCGGTCGCGGATGCGAGGATCCGCGTGTCTCTGCCTGCGGGGCTCTACCGGGCGCGGCGCCGCCGCGAAGGGCAGTGGCGAGAGCAGCTCTTCCAGGCAGGAGGCGATGATGTCGGACTTTAA